A section of the Solidesulfovibrio fructosivorans JJ] genome encodes:
- a CDS encoding helix-turn-helix domain-containing protein: MRADQKGKAGPEITEAVKRLAMLRPYLDGDAPLAKVAANAGIALRTARRWVARVRDGGPAALQRKLRLDAGERRLADNLVTLVEGLALMKPRLSIATIHRRAVAVAREKGWHAPSYACVHTIIRSLDPAMMILAHEGGAAFRDRYELVYRHRAERPNVRWQADHTQLDIVILDANGVESRPWLTTVLDDYSRAIAGYLVFLGAPAAFNTSLALRQAIWRKPRADWPVCGIPDALHVDHGTDFTSNRIILTRV, translated from the coding sequence ATGAGGGCTGATCAGAAGGGCAAGGCGGGACCCGAGATAACGGAAGCCGTCAAGCGATTGGCAATGCTCCGCCCCTACCTCGATGGCGACGCTCCGCTGGCGAAGGTGGCAGCCAACGCTGGCATCGCACTTCGAACCGCTCGACGCTGGGTCGCCCGAGTGCGTGATGGAGGTCCGGCCGCTCTCCAGCGCAAATTACGTTTGGATGCCGGGGAGAGGAGGCTTGCCGACAATCTGGTCACGCTGGTCGAGGGGCTGGCGCTTATGAAACCCCGTCTGTCGATCGCGACCATCCACCGCCGCGCAGTTGCAGTCGCGCGGGAGAAAGGATGGCATGCTCCGTCCTATGCTTGCGTCCACACGATCATCCGCAGCCTCGATCCGGCAATGATGATTCTGGCCCACGAGGGCGGGGCAGCTTTCCGCGACCGATATGAGCTGGTGTATCGGCACCGGGCAGAACGCCCGAACGTCAGGTGGCAGGCCGATCACACCCAGCTCGATATCGTGATCCTTGATGCGAACGGCGTAGAGTCTCGCCCGTGGCTGACGACGGTCCTAGACGATTATTCCCGCGCCATCGCAGGATATTTGGTGTTCCTCGGCGCTCCGGCCGCGTTCAATACGTCATTGGCCTTGCGCCAGGCAATCTGGCGCAAGCCGCGTGCGGATTGGCCGGTCTGCGGCATCCCCGACGCTCTACATGTCGATCACGGAACGGACTTCACCAGCAACCGGATCATCCTGACCAGAGTTTGA
- a CDS encoding tetratricopeptide repeat protein, giving the protein MRQLSSAIAAGQATPADYLERGHAYYRLGRFDQARNDFDQARRMDGQSAMVFFNLGTAACRQQHYNEAVNDFTRALTLDAGLARAYNNRGVAYYFLGEYAKAVADFSKAAESTNAGGMAALFNRAMAFQAMKDHDRAMADYDMVLAKKPDTVAALNNKADILIGLGRFDQAILVLDAAITVAPNDPDLLFNRALAHERLGHLQKAQSDYDRTLALNGHFGQAYRNRGVLRLQVQKNHEGCDDLRHACSLGLCTQLEKVKKFGLCD; this is encoded by the coding sequence GTGCGACAGTTATCCTCGGCCATAGCCGCCGGTCAGGCCACTCCGGCGGACTACCTGGAACGGGGGCATGCCTACTACCGGTTGGGCCGGTTCGACCAAGCCCGAAATGACTTCGACCAGGCACGCCGGATGGATGGGCAGTCGGCCATGGTTTTTTTTAATCTGGGCACTGCGGCCTGCCGGCAGCAACACTACAACGAGGCCGTCAACGACTTTACTAGGGCGCTAACTCTCGACGCCGGTTTGGCTCGTGCCTACAACAACCGGGGTGTGGCCTATTACTTTCTGGGCGAGTACGCCAAGGCGGTGGCCGACTTTTCCAAGGCTGCCGAATCCACCAATGCAGGGGGCATGGCGGCTTTGTTCAACCGTGCCATGGCCTTTCAAGCCATGAAGGACCATGATCGGGCTATGGCCGATTACGACATGGTCTTGGCCAAAAAGCCCGACACCGTTGCCGCCCTGAACAACAAGGCCGACATCCTCATTGGCCTTGGCCGCTTTGACCAAGCGATCCTGGTCCTAGATGCCGCCATCACGGTCGCCCCGAACGATCCGGATCTCTTGTTCAATCGAGCACTTGCCCACGAACGTCTGGGGCATCTTCAAAAAGCCCAGTCGGATTACGACCGGACCCTGGCCTTGAACGGGCATTTTGGCCAAGCTTATCGCAACCGAGGTGTATTGCGTCTGCAAGTGCAGAAAAATCATGAGGGTTGTGATGATTTGCGCCACGCCTGCAGTCTCGGGTTGTGCACCCAGCTTGAAAAGGTCAAAAAGTTCGGTTTATGCGATTAG
- the gspG gene encoding type II secretion system major pseudopilin GspG, with protein MKNSTHYKPISFDGRMRTLDMRGFTLIELMIVVVILGVLAGLVLPRIIDQPDKARVVKAKMQIESLSMAVKQYKMDNGFYPTTEQGLDALKEKPATGRIPQNYPLHGYIERLPKDPWGSDYVYICPGEHGDFDLISPGPNKGDGGDGTNGEIRNWEIDQ; from the coding sequence TTGAAGAACAGCACGCACTATAAACCAATATCGTTCGATGGGCGAATGCGCACACTCGACATGAGAGGCTTTACTCTCATCGAGCTTATGATCGTTGTTGTCATTCTTGGCGTCTTAGCTGGACTTGTTTTGCCCCGCATTATTGATCAACCGGACAAGGCCAGGGTCGTCAAGGCCAAGATGCAGATCGAGAGCCTGTCCATGGCAGTGAAACAATACAAGATGGACAATGGATTTTATCCGACTACCGAACAGGGACTTGACGCTCTTAAGGAAAAACCGGCGACTGGCCGCATTCCTCAAAATTACCCGTTACATGGATATATTGAACGGCTGCCTAAGGATCCCTGGGGGAGCGACTACGTCTATATCTGTCCTGGGGAACACGGTGACTTTGATTTGATTTCCCCTGGCCCCAACAAAGGCGATGGTGGCGATGGCACAAACGGTGAAATCAGGAACTGGGAAATCGACCAATAA
- a CDS encoding recombinase family protein, which translates to MAPTLIGYARCSTDKQDLAAQQETLLRLGVAPDRIYTDRGFTGTNRERPGLGQALAAVRSGDTLVVPKLDRLARSVPDARAIGDSLAARGVKLQLGASVHDPTDPMGKLFFNILATFAEFEADLIRMRTREGMAVARAKGKLRGKKPKLTDLQQKELRRMYDTGNYSISDLAEVFSISRPTVYRTLGRQAGGVAKTRQ; encoded by the coding sequence ATGGCACCCACACTGATCGGCTACGCTCGCTGCTCGACGGATAAGCAAGATCTCGCGGCCCAGCAGGAGACCTTGCTCAGGCTCGGGGTCGCACCTGATCGCATCTATACCGACCGTGGCTTCACCGGCACGAACCGCGAGCGGCCCGGTCTTGGCCAAGCGCTCGCGGCTGTACGCAGCGGCGACACGCTGGTGGTGCCGAAGCTTGACCGTCTCGCCCGCTCAGTGCCGGATGCCCGCGCCATTGGCGACAGCCTTGCCGCGCGTGGCGTAAAGCTTCAGCTTGGGGCGAGCGTTCATGATCCCACTGACCCGATGGGAAAACTATTTTTCAATATCCTGGCCACGTTCGCCGAGTTTGAGGCAGACCTCATCAGGATGCGCACCCGTGAGGGCATGGCTGTCGCTCGTGCGAAAGGAAAGTTACGCGGGAAAAAACCAAAACTGACCGATCTTCAGCAAAAAGAACTACGTCGTATGTACGACACAGGGAACTACTCGATCAGCGACCTTGCCGAAGTATTTTCGATATCACGGCCGACTGTTTATCGAACGCTTGGTCGGCAGGCAGGTGGAGTCGCGAAGACGAGACAGTAA